One window from the genome of Fulvivirga lutea encodes:
- the rpsQ gene encoding 30S ribosomal protein S17 → MEARKLRKERVGQVVSNKMEKSITVAVHRKEKHPMYGKFVNKTTKFTAHDDKNECGIGDTVRIMETRPLSKNKRWRLVEIIEKAK, encoded by the coding sequence ATGGAAGCAAGAAAATTAAGAAAAGAAAGAGTAGGGCAAGTGGTTAGCAACAAGATGGAGAAGTCTATCACTGTTGCTGTTCACAGAAAAGAGAAACACCCTATGTATGGTAAGTTTGTTAACAAAACTACCAAGTTTACGGCTCATGACGATAAAAACGAATGTGGTATCGGAGATACTGTTCGTATTATGGAAACTCGTCCTCTGAGTAAAAACAAAAGATGGAGATTAGTTGAAATCATAGAAAAGGCTAAATAA
- the rpmC gene encoding 50S ribosomal protein L29, whose amino-acid sequence MKNSEIKALGLDELKQKLVSEKEAYRKLKFAHEISPIENPMKIRESRKLIARLQTELRAKELAN is encoded by the coding sequence ATGAAAAATTCAGAAATAAAAGCACTAGGCCTTGATGAATTGAAGCAAAAGTTAGTAAGCGAAAAAGAAGCTTACAGAAAACTAAAGTTTGCTCATGAGATTTCTCCAATAGAAAATCCTATGAAAATAAGAGAATCTCGCAAACTAATTGCTAGACTACAAACTGAGTTAAGGGCTAAAGAACTTGCAAATTAA
- the rplP gene encoding 50S ribosomal protein L16, protein MLQPKRTKFRKQQKGRIKGIAQRGHTIAFGAFGIKAMEPGWITSRQIEAARIAMTRAMKREGQVWIRIFPDKPITKKPAEVRMGKGKGAPEYWVAVVKPGTILFEAGGIKKELAQEALRLAQQKLPLKTKFVVRRDYVE, encoded by the coding sequence ATGTTACAGCCGAAAAGAACAAAGTTCAGAAAACAGCAAAAAGGCAGAATAAAAGGTATCGCCCAAAGAGGACATACTATTGCTTTTGGTGCATTCGGAATCAAAGCAATGGAGCCCGGATGGATTACTTCAAGGCAAATAGAGGCAGCAAGGATTGCGATGACCAGAGCAATGAAAAGAGAAGGTCAGGTTTGGATCAGAATATTTCCTGACAAACCAATCACAAAGAAACCTGCTGAAGTAAGGATGGGTAAAGGTAAAGGTGCTCCTGAGTATTGGGTAGCAGTAGTGAAGCCTGGCACTATTCTTTTTGAAGCCGGTGGAATTAAAAAAGAGTTAGCTCAAGAAGCGTTAAGATTAGCGCAACAGAAGCTTCCTTTAAAAACGAAGTTTGTTGTTCGTAGAGATTACGTTGAATAA
- the rpsC gene encoding 30S ribosomal protein S3 gives MGQKVNPIAFRLGIVRGWDSAWYGGDTFADKLVEDHKIRKYVSARIPKGGISKVVIERTLKRITLTVHTARPGVVIGKGGSEVDKIKEELKQLTGKDVQINIFEIKRPELDAKLVGESIAQQLQARISYRRAMKQAIASSMRVGAQGIKVKVSGRLGGAEMARSEQYKEGRIPLHTLRADIDYAISEANTVYGKIGIKVWIFKGEVYGKRDLSPNVGGGNQGQGGGRKRGDGPKRSRKK, from the coding sequence ATGGGACAGAAGGTAAACCCAATAGCGTTTAGATTAGGCATCGTTAGAGGCTGGGACTCAGCTTGGTATGGTGGCGATACGTTCGCTGATAAGTTGGTTGAAGACCATAAGATCAGAAAATACGTAAGTGCTCGTATCCCTAAAGGTGGTATCTCTAAGGTAGTTATCGAAAGAACATTAAAAAGAATCACTTTAACAGTACACACGGCACGTCCAGGAGTTGTTATTGGTAAAGGAGGGTCTGAAGTAGATAAAATCAAAGAAGAGTTAAAGCAACTTACAGGTAAAGATGTTCAAATCAACATCTTCGAAATTAAAAGACCTGAGTTAGATGCTAAACTAGTAGGCGAGTCAATCGCTCAACAACTTCAAGCCAGAATTTCTTACAGAAGAGCTATGAAGCAAGCAATTGCTTCTTCTATGAGAGTAGGAGCTCAAGGTATCAAAGTAAAGGTTTCTGGTCGTTTAGGTGGTGCTGAAATGGCAAGATCTGAACAATATAAAGAAGGTAGAATTCCTCTTCATACATTAAGAGCAGACATCGATTATGCTATCAGTGAAGCAAACACTGTTTATGGTAAAATCGGTATCAAAGTATGGATCTTCAAAGGCGAGGTTTATGGTAAAAGAGATCTTTCTCCTAATGTAGGTGGAGGAAACCAAGGCCAAGGCGGTGGAAGAAAAAGAGGCGATGGTCCTAAAAGAAGTAGAAAGAAGTAA
- the rplV gene encoding 50S ribosomal protein L22: MEAVAKLNNVPTSPRKMRLVANLIRGEKVNKALNILKFEPKQGAARLEKLLLSAISNWQQKNQDVDLEDADLFVKTITVDSGRILKRLRPAPQGRAHRIRKRSNHVTLVLDSAAPQTEEKVETKDKKDK; the protein is encoded by the coding sequence ATGGAGGCAGTAGCTAAATTAAATAATGTACCTACTTCTCCTCGTAAAATGAGATTGGTAGCCAATCTAATAAGAGGTGAAAAAGTTAATAAGGCCTTAAACATATTGAAGTTTGAGCCTAAGCAAGGTGCAGCTAGACTAGAGAAATTATTGTTGTCAGCTATCTCAAACTGGCAGCAGAAAAACCAGGATGTGGATCTTGAGGATGCAGATCTATTTGTTAAGACTATCACTGTTGACAGCGGTAGAATCTTAAAAAGATTAAGACCTGCTCCACAAGGAAGAGCTCACAGAATTAGAAAAAGATCTAATCACGTAACTCTTGTACTTGATAGTGCAGCTCCACAGACTGAAGAAAAAGTAGAGACTAAAGATAAAAAAGATAAGTAA
- the rpsS gene encoding 30S ribosomal protein S19, whose amino-acid sequence MARSLKKGPYIDFRLENKVEAMNESGKKSVIKTWSRRSMVSPDFVGHTFAVHNGNKFIPVYVTENMVGHKLGEFAPTRNFRGHVGKKDKGKR is encoded by the coding sequence ATGGCAAGATCACTAAAAAAAGGGCCTTATATAGACTTTAGGCTAGAGAACAAGGTAGAAGCCATGAATGAATCAGGTAAAAAGTCAGTAATCAAAACCTGGTCAAGAAGATCAATGGTATCTCCTGATTTTGTAGGACATACTTTTGCCGTACATAATGGCAATAAATTTATACCTGTATATGTAACTGAAAACATGGTAGGACACAAGCTTGGTGAATTTGCTCCTACTAGAAACTTCAGAGGTCACGTTGGTAAAAAAGATAAAGGCAAGAGATAA
- the rplB gene encoding 50S ribosomal protein L2, translating into MAIKKLRPVTPGQRYRVAPGFTEITKDTPEKSLVVTKKRTGGRNNSGKMTMRYIGGGHKKKSRIIDFKRNKFDVPATVKAIEYDPTRSARIALLYYADGAKAYIIAPEGLTVGQEIVSGENVAPEVGNALPLSKIPLGTIIHNLELKPGKGGAMARSAGSYVQLLAREGKYATIKLPSGETRRVLVTCLATVGAVSNSDHMNVNLGKAGRNRWLGRRPRTRGVAMNPVDHPMGGGEGKSSGGHPRSRKGLYAKGKKTRTPKKYSNNLIISRGKK; encoded by the coding sequence ATGGCGATTAAAAAATTAAGACCGGTTACACCCGGACAGAGATACAGAGTAGCACCAGGCTTTACAGAGATCACAAAAGATACTCCTGAAAAGTCATTGGTAGTAACTAAGAAGAGAACTGGAGGTAGAAACAATTCTGGTAAAATGACTATGCGCTACATTGGTGGTGGTCACAAAAAGAAATCCAGAATTATTGACTTCAAAAGAAATAAATTCGATGTACCTGCAACTGTAAAGGCTATCGAGTACGATCCAACAAGATCTGCACGTATTGCTTTACTTTATTATGCTGATGGAGCGAAAGCTTATATCATTGCTCCTGAAGGATTAACAGTTGGTCAGGAAATCGTATCAGGAGAAAATGTTGCTCCTGAAGTAGGAAACGCTCTTCCTCTTAGCAAAATTCCTTTAGGAACAATCATTCACAACTTAGAGTTGAAGCCTGGTAAAGGTGGTGCAATGGCTAGAAGTGCTGGTTCTTATGTTCAGCTTTTAGCAAGAGAAGGAAAATATGCTACTATCAAATTACCTTCAGGCGAAACAAGAAGAGTATTAGTTACTTGCCTTGCTACAGTTGGTGCAGTGTCTAACTCAGATCACATGAACGTGAACTTGGGTAAGGCAGGTAGAAACAGATGGTTAGGAAGAAGACCAAGAACAAGAGGTGTAGCTATGAACCCTGTTGATCACCCGATGGGTGGTGGTGAAGGTAAGTCTTCAGGTGGACATCCAAGATCAAGAAAAGGATTGTACGCTAAAGGTAAGAAGACAAGAACACCTAAAAAGTATTCAAATAATCTAATCATAAGTAGAGGTAAGAAATAA
- the rplW gene encoding 50S ribosomal protein L23, with the protein MSVLVKPLVTEKVSALNEKGMYGFVVDRKANKVEIKREVEKMYGVTVESVNTMNYLGKSKSRFTKSRVITGRTSSYKKAIVTVSEGDVIDFYSEI; encoded by the coding sequence ATGAGCGTTTTAGTTAAGCCATTGGTTACGGAAAAGGTATCTGCTTTAAATGAAAAAGGCATGTATGGTTTCGTAGTAGATCGAAAAGCCAATAAAGTAGAGATTAAAAGAGAAGTGGAGAAGATGTACGGAGTTACGGTAGAGAGTGTTAACACCATGAACTACTTAGGTAAGTCTAAATCTAGATTCACAAAGTCAAGAGTTATTACTGGAAGAACATCTTCTTACAAGAAGGCTATTGTTACAGTTTCTGAAGGTGATGTAATCGATTTTTATAGCGAAATATAA
- the rplD gene encoding 50S ribosomal protein L4, translating to MNISVIKYSGEDTGRKVTLSKEVFGIEPNDHAIYLDVKQFLANQRQGTHKSKERAEIAGSTKKIKKQKGTGTARAGSIKSPVFRGGGRVFGPQPRNYSFKLNKKLKELARKSALTYKAKDKSISVVEDFSFETPKTKEYVKMLTALSLDNKKTLLVLPENNKSVALSGRNVQNTKVVKADMLTTYDVLNADNLILSEGSIEKIDNLLKK from the coding sequence ATGAATATCTCAGTAATAAAATATAGCGGAGAAGATACCGGAAGAAAAGTTACCCTTTCTAAAGAGGTGTTTGGTATCGAACCTAATGATCATGCTATCTATTTAGACGTGAAGCAATTCCTTGCTAACCAAAGACAAGGAACTCACAAATCTAAAGAGAGAGCAGAAATCGCTGGTTCAACGAAAAAGATTAAAAAGCAAAAAGGAACTGGTACTGCAAGAGCTGGTAGCATTAAGTCTCCTGTATTCAGAGGTGGAGGTAGAGTTTTTGGTCCACAACCAAGAAACTATTCTTTCAAATTGAACAAGAAACTTAAGGAACTAGCTAGAAAATCAGCCCTTACTTATAAAGCAAAAGATAAGAGCATTTCAGTAGTTGAGGATTTCTCTTTCGAGACTCCAAAAACTAAAGAGTATGTAAAAATGCTAACAGCTCTTTCTTTAGATAACAAGAAGACATTGCTTGTACTTCCTGAAAATAATAAAAGCGTTGCTTTGTCAGGAAGAAACGTTCAGAACACAAAAGTGGTGAAAGCTGATATGCTTACAACTTACGATGTGTTGAACGCAGATAACTTGATCCTTAGTGAAGGATCAATTGAGAAAATTGATAACCTATTGAAGAAATAA
- the rplC gene encoding 50S ribosomal protein L3 encodes MSGIIGKKIGMTSIFGADGRNVACTIIEAGPCVVTQVKNEEKDGYKAVQLGFGERKEKNTPNALKGHFAKAQTTPKREVVEFRDFREEFEGQIQLGQEINVGDVFVEGDFVDAVGTSKGKGFQGVVKRHNFGGVGQQTHGQHNRLRAPGSIGGASYPARVFKGMRMAGRTGGSRTKLVNLRVMKIMPEKNLILVSGSVPGAKNSTVILEK; translated from the coding sequence ATGTCTGGTATTATAGGAAAGAAAATCGGAATGACTAGCATTTTTGGTGCCGATGGACGAAATGTCGCATGCACGATAATAGAAGCTGGTCCTTGCGTGGTTACGCAAGTAAAAAATGAGGAAAAGGATGGCTACAAGGCTGTTCAATTGGGCTTTGGAGAGCGTAAAGAAAAGAATACTCCAAACGCTTTAAAAGGACATTTCGCAAAAGCGCAAACAACTCCTAAAAGAGAAGTTGTAGAGTTTAGAGATTTCCGTGAAGAATTTGAAGGTCAAATTCAATTAGGACAGGAAATTAATGTGGGTGATGTATTTGTGGAAGGAGACTTCGTAGATGCAGTAGGCACATCAAAAGGAAAAGGTTTCCAAGGGGTTGTTAAAAGACATAACTTCGGTGGTGTTGGTCAGCAAACTCACGGTCAGCACAACAGATTAAGAGCTCCAGGTTCTATAGGTGGTGCTTCTTATCCTGCTAGAGTTTTCAAAGGAATGAGAATGGCAGGAAGAACTGGCGGTAGCAGAACCAAGCTTGTAAACCTTAGGGTAATGAAAATTATGCCTGAGAAAAACCTGATTTTAGTTAGTGGATCCGTTCCAGGAGCCAAAAATTCAACTGTAATTCTTGAGAAATAA